The Miscanthus floridulus cultivar M001 chromosome 7, ASM1932011v1, whole genome shotgun sequence genome includes a region encoding these proteins:
- the LOC136465779 gene encoding uncharacterized protein, producing MDGGSGLNIMYAKTLDEMGVDWTNLRPTRAPFHGIVPGKQAMPLGQIDLLVTFMDQFNYRTETLTFKVVGFPRIFHAILGRPCYAKFMAIPNYTYLKLKMLGPHRVITVSTSFQRAYECEVECSGHATAIIAFGELTTLKEEVSVEVPDMKKSIGSFKSAEGFKEVLIDPSSSEGKMVRIGTTLSFG from the coding sequence atggatggaggcagtggcctcaacatcatgtacgccaagacactcgatgagatgggcgtcgactggACGAACCTCCGCCCAacccgagcgcctttccacggcatcgtgcctgggaagcaggccatgccactagggcagattgatTTGCTCGTCACCTTCatggatcagttcaattataggactgagactctcaccttcaaggtggttgggttccccagaatcttccacgccatcctgggacgtccatgctacgcgaagttcatggccatccccaactatacatacctcaagctaaagatgttgggCCCCCACAGGGTCATCACtgtcagcacctccttccagcgggcctacgagtgcgaggttgagtgtaGCGGCCACGCCACAGCAATCATCGCCTTCGGGGAACTCAcgaccctcaaggaggaggtctccGTAGAAGTGCCCGACATGAAGAAATCAATTGGGTCGTTCAAATCGGCAGAGGGCTTCaaggaagtcctcatagatcccagcagctccgagggtaaaatggtacgcattggtaccacactttccttcggatag